The Lacipirellula parvula genome window below encodes:
- a CDS encoding YiiX/YebB-like N1pC/P60 family cysteine hydrolase: MADSQLLAAARTVIQIDDYFTQLKSEAAAIFDAVKVAEVGYVTASQELAVRQLQLSYWKSRVALLELIDEIRGRVHRPEAATPEEFLIALAAAALLVDSARYLREQFHRTTVVRRKLDEPDPVYGIPPRMYDDVQRSLVSVGNAWHLWQATRYYDAHRQRLAEAEAEAVAQLTPLVDIIDRLRDRLRPSLWMFLRTRLRVRGRRAVRRIGRDMLGRALYAAQEVVSTGMAEVTVRPGHRPGLPPEIDREMTALVQPGDVLVVRKEYAATNYFLPGYWPHAALVIGSLDDLQRLGVAQHEHVAPRWRLCEAIAAERRERDSSLPTSLVLESMKDGVRVRSIASPLGSDSVIVLRPLLAPAAIGSAIVQAFLHEGKPYDFDFDFTCSHRMVCTEVVYRAYDGVDGLKIELPRHMGRYALAAGDLLRMALAGRLFRVHAVYSPAHGGRLEQGPQAVEIVRSVEGRN, encoded by the coding sequence ATGGCCGATTCGCAACTCCTCGCCGCCGCGCGCACCGTCATTCAAATTGACGACTACTTCACGCAGCTGAAGAGCGAAGCCGCGGCGATTTTCGACGCGGTGAAGGTCGCGGAAGTCGGTTACGTCACGGCGAGCCAAGAACTCGCGGTTCGCCAGTTGCAGCTCTCGTACTGGAAGAGCCGCGTCGCTCTGCTTGAACTCATCGACGAGATTCGCGGCCGCGTCCACCGGCCGGAAGCCGCGACGCCTGAGGAGTTTCTCATCGCGCTCGCCGCGGCCGCGCTGCTCGTCGACTCGGCCCGTTACCTGCGCGAACAGTTCCACCGCACGACGGTCGTCCGCCGCAAGCTCGACGAACCCGATCCCGTCTACGGCATCCCGCCGCGGATGTACGACGACGTGCAACGCTCGCTGGTGAGCGTCGGCAACGCGTGGCATCTTTGGCAGGCAACTCGCTACTACGACGCGCATCGCCAACGGCTCGCCGAGGCCGAGGCCGAGGCAGTGGCACAGTTGACGCCGCTCGTCGATATCATCGATCGCTTGCGGGATCGCCTGCGGCCATCGCTCTGGATGTTTCTGAGGACGCGGCTGCGTGTGCGCGGGCGACGAGCCGTTCGTCGCATCGGTCGCGACATGCTGGGACGCGCGCTCTACGCCGCGCAGGAAGTTGTTTCCACCGGCATGGCGGAAGTGACGGTCCGCCCCGGCCATCGTCCCGGGCTGCCGCCGGAGATCGATCGCGAGATGACGGCGCTCGTCCAGCCAGGCGATGTGCTCGTCGTGCGGAAGGAGTACGCCGCGACGAACTACTTTCTGCCGGGCTATTGGCCGCACGCGGCGCTGGTGATTGGCTCGCTCGACGACCTCCAACGGCTGGGCGTCGCGCAGCACGAGCATGTCGCTCCGCGCTGGCGGCTGTGCGAAGCAATCGCCGCGGAACGGCGCGAGCGCGACTCTTCGTTGCCGACGTCGCTGGTGCTCGAATCGATGAAGGACGGCGTCCGCGTCCGCTCGATCGCGTCGCCGCTGGGATCCGATTCAGTCATCGTGCTGCGGCCGCTGCTCGCTCCGGCGGCGATCGGCAGCGCCATCGTGCAGGCCTTTCTTCACGAAGGAAAACCGTACGATTTCGACTTTGATTTCACCTGCTCGCATCGCATGGTCTGCACGGAAGTCGTCTATCGCGCCTACGACGGCGTCGATGGGCTAAAGATCGAACTCCCGCGCCACATGGGTCGCTACGCCCTCGCCGCGGGCGATCTGCTGCGGATGGCGCTCGCCGGGCGACTATTCCGCGTGCATGCCGTCTACTCACCGGCGCATGGGGGACGGTTAGAGCAGGGTCCACAGGCAGTGGAAATCGTTCGCAGCGTCGAAGGGCGGAACTAG
- a CDS encoding LamG-like jellyroll fold domain-containing protein encodes MLRPAVLAAALFAACNSLHISPLAIAHEGPDPVSHWYFSPSTVKEGKVAARLGPDATIVGQPQLVTDKLGAAMRFDGVHDYLRIASPAGEADEFLPDQYLTLSAWVIIEAPNPQGAIISTLEADGDGEKGFLLGYNNRVFRFVLAARRSDDGNGKATLLEGKTKFELGKYYHVVATYDGAEMRLYVNGELDAVSDDQRGPIYPSRYAPYTIGATADHDELVTHRGHIRDVSVYDLTATEKWVKHDFDHGSDLLELDAVEIPDDMTFVVTPYLQFVTQDGITVMWETSRSAKGKVLYGETGELGHEQTGDQATTIHEIRLTDLEAQSPYAYQVEATDDCGRTIRSPLLTFQTANNEETPFTFGILGDTQGNPKVCKRLSDQLWMQRPNFTIIPGDLVDSGPNKQQWVEEFFPGMQPLSSRVAFFPTIGNHEQNAAHYYNYVSVPAPEYYYTFRYGNAQFFMVDSNKAVDPDSEQYKWLESQLAQSDATWKFVSYHHPSYSSDEDDYGDMWKGERSEYGDTRIRALVPLYDRYGVDIVWNGHIHSYERTWPMKAEKVQEQDGTIYMITGGAGGNLETAGPIKPWFQNNVKHGHHYCLAAVNGRRLEFKAFDLEGRLFDTMTIDKRDRSPATVPPAAAPETQAAAP; translated from the coding sequence ATGCTTCGTCCTGCTGTTCTCGCTGCTGCGCTCTTCGCCGCTTGCAACTCGTTGCACATCAGTCCGTTGGCAATCGCGCACGAGGGACCCGATCCCGTCTCGCATTGGTACTTCAGTCCGTCGACGGTGAAGGAAGGAAAGGTTGCCGCCCGCCTTGGCCCCGACGCAACGATCGTCGGCCAGCCGCAATTAGTAACCGACAAACTTGGCGCCGCGATGCGATTTGACGGCGTCCACGATTACCTGCGCATCGCCTCCCCGGCTGGCGAGGCCGATGAGTTTCTCCCCGATCAATACCTCACGCTCTCCGCTTGGGTAATCATCGAAGCCCCCAACCCGCAGGGAGCCATCATCAGCACGCTCGAAGCTGACGGAGACGGCGAGAAAGGCTTTCTGCTCGGCTACAACAATCGCGTCTTCCGCTTCGTGCTCGCGGCCCGTCGCAGCGACGACGGCAACGGCAAGGCAACGTTGCTTGAAGGCAAAACGAAGTTCGAGCTCGGCAAGTATTACCACGTTGTCGCCACCTACGACGGCGCCGAGATGCGGCTCTACGTGAACGGCGAACTCGACGCGGTAAGCGACGACCAACGCGGGCCAATCTACCCGTCGCGCTACGCCCCGTACACGATTGGCGCCACGGCCGATCACGACGAGCTGGTCACGCATCGCGGCCACATTCGCGATGTTTCAGTCTACGATCTCACCGCGACCGAGAAGTGGGTGAAGCACGACTTCGACCACGGCAGCGACCTGCTCGAACTCGACGCCGTCGAGATCCCCGACGACATGACGTTCGTCGTGACGCCCTACCTGCAGTTCGTCACACAAGATGGCATCACAGTGATGTGGGAGACATCGCGCTCTGCGAAGGGCAAAGTTCTGTACGGCGAGACGGGCGAACTCGGCCACGAGCAAACCGGCGATCAGGCGACGACGATTCACGAAATCCGCCTCACCGATCTAGAGGCGCAATCTCCCTACGCGTATCAAGTCGAAGCGACCGACGACTGCGGCCGCACGATTCGCAGCCCGCTGCTCACCTTTCAAACCGCCAACAATGAGGAAACGCCGTTCACCTTTGGCATCCTCGGCGATACGCAAGGAAATCCAAAGGTTTGTAAGCGGCTCAGCGATCAACTCTGGATGCAACGGCCGAACTTCACCATCATCCCCGGCGATCTCGTCGATAGCGGGCCCAATAAGCAGCAGTGGGTCGAAGAGTTTTTCCCCGGCATGCAGCCGCTATCGTCGCGCGTCGCGTTCTTCCCCACGATCGGCAACCACGAGCAAAACGCCGCCCACTACTACAACTACGTTTCCGTCCCGGCGCCCGAGTACTACTACACGTTCCGCTATGGCAACGCTCAGTTTTTTATGGTCGACTCGAACAAAGCGGTCGATCCCGATAGCGAGCAATACAAGTGGCTCGAATCGCAACTCGCGCAGTCGGACGCCACGTGGAAGTTCGTGTCGTACCATCACCCGTCGTACTCGTCGGACGAAGACGATTACGGCGATATGTGGAAAGGCGAACGCTCGGAGTACGGCGATACGCGGATCCGCGCACTCGTGCCGCTCTACGATCGCTACGGCGTCGACATTGTTTGGAACGGCCACATCCATTCGTACGAGCGGACCTGGCCGATGAAGGCCGAGAAGGTGCAGGAGCAAGACGGGACGATCTACATGATCACCGGCGGGGCAGGGGGGAACCTTGAAACGGCCGGCCCTATCAAGCCCTGGTTCCAGAACAACGTGAAGCACGGGCACCACTACTGCCTCGCCGCGGTGAATGGCCGTCGTCTGGAATTCAAAGCCTTCGACCTCGAAGGGCGACTGTTCGACACGATGACCATCGACAAACGCGATCGTTCGCCGGCCACCGTTCCACCGGCCGCGGCGCCGGAAACGCAAGCAGCCGCTCCCTAA
- a CDS encoding MIP/aquaporin family protein, with translation MHAYLAEFVGTALLVLLGNGVVANVVLPRTKGHASGWIVISFGWAMAVFVAVWCTAAASGAHLNPAVTIGLTVAGKFAADLAVPYIIAQLAGAIVGAILVYVFYRDHYPLSDDPGAKLATFATGPAIRRASSNLFSEAVGTFVLVFAVLLATDPVILIANEATKVFEPGNMKVGLGALGALPVGLLVLAIGLSLGGTTGYAINPARDLGPRLAHAMLPIPGKGDSDWSYAWIPVVGPVIGALMAAGAFAGAQMLEAAAKV, from the coding sequence ATGCACGCCTACCTCGCAGAGTTCGTCGGCACAGCTCTCCTTGTCTTGCTCGGCAACGGCGTCGTCGCGAACGTCGTCCTGCCGCGCACGAAGGGGCACGCCAGCGGTTGGATCGTCATCTCCTTCGGCTGGGCGATGGCAGTGTTCGTCGCCGTCTGGTGCACCGCTGCCGCGAGCGGGGCCCATCTCAATCCGGCGGTAACAATCGGCCTAACGGTCGCCGGCAAGTTCGCCGCTGACTTGGCGGTTCCCTACATCATCGCCCAGCTAGCAGGGGCGATCGTCGGCGCGATCCTGGTCTACGTGTTCTATCGCGATCACTACCCGCTGAGCGATGACCCGGGCGCCAAGCTCGCCACGTTCGCCACCGGTCCCGCGATTCGTCGCGCCAGCAGCAACCTCTTCAGTGAAGCGGTGGGAACGTTCGTGCTCGTCTTCGCGGTGCTGCTCGCAACCGACCCCGTCATTCTCATCGCCAACGAGGCGACGAAGGTCTTCGAACCGGGCAACATGAAAGTCGGCCTGGGCGCGCTCGGCGCGTTGCCGGTCGGGCTTCTCGTCTTAGCGATCGGCCTCTCGCTCGGCGGCACGACGGGCTACGCGATCAACCCGGCTCGCGACCTTGGCCCGCGTTTGGCTCACGCGATGCTGCCGATCCCCGGAAAGGGCGACAGCGACTGGTCGTATGCCTGGATCCCGGTAGTGGGGCCGGTCATTGGCGCCTTGATGGCGGCGGGGGCCTTCGCCGGTGCGCAAATGCTCGAAGCCGCCGCGAAAGTTTAG
- the glpK gene encoding glycerol kinase GlpK encodes MALLLALDQGTTSSRAIVFDDAGSIVGAAQREFQQHFPKPGWVEHDAADIWQAQLDVAVEVLAKLKLKPADVAAIGITNQRETTLLWDRKTGEPIHRAIVWQDRRTAAFCDQLRADGKEDLIRDKTGLLIDPYFSGTKIAWLLDNVPGARQRAEAGELCCGTIDAWLAFKLSGGELHVTDASNASRTLLMNIHEGDWDDELLTLLNLPREILPSIRFSSEVYGEASSKSPLAGLKIAGMVGDQQGALFGQTCFDAGAAKNTYGTGCFMLMNTGAEAVASKHRLLSTVAWKVDGVTEYALEGAVFIGGAAVGWLRDGLGVIKSSSDVEALANTVEDSGGVSFVPAFTGLGAPDWDPYARGAIIGITRGTTTGHIARAALDGVALQVADLLEGMHHDLGQALSELRVDGGASVNDTLLQIQADVLQIPVVRPKVTETTALGAAYLAGLAVGVWPNRDAIRQQWQVDKRFAPKISADEAASRRATWRRAVERTKGWAQE; translated from the coding sequence GTGGCGTTACTGCTCGCTCTCGACCAAGGAACCACCTCCTCGCGGGCGATCGTCTTCGACGACGCCGGTTCGATCGTCGGCGCCGCGCAGCGCGAGTTCCAGCAGCATTTCCCGAAGCCGGGCTGGGTCGAGCACGACGCCGCCGACATTTGGCAGGCGCAACTCGACGTGGCGGTCGAAGTGCTCGCCAAGCTCAAACTGAAACCGGCCGACGTTGCCGCGATCGGCATCACCAACCAGCGTGAAACGACGCTGCTGTGGGATCGCAAGACGGGCGAGCCGATTCACCGCGCCATCGTCTGGCAAGATCGCCGCACCGCCGCGTTTTGCGATCAACTGCGGGCCGACGGCAAAGAAGATCTCATCCGCGACAAGACGGGCCTGCTGATCGATCCCTACTTCAGCGGCACGAAGATCGCGTGGCTGCTCGACAACGTCCCCGGCGCCCGCCAGCGTGCCGAAGCGGGCGAGCTTTGCTGCGGCACAATCGACGCTTGGCTCGCCTTCAAACTGAGTGGCGGCGAGCTGCACGTTACCGACGCGTCGAATGCCTCACGCACGCTCCTCATGAATATTCACGAGGGGGACTGGGACGACGAGCTGCTCACGCTGCTCAACCTGCCGCGCGAGATCCTGCCTAGCATTCGCTTCTCGAGTGAAGTCTATGGCGAGGCGAGCAGCAAGTCGCCACTCGCGGGTCTAAAGATCGCCGGCATGGTCGGCGATCAGCAGGGGGCCCTCTTCGGGCAGACTTGCTTTGATGCCGGCGCGGCGAAAAACACGTACGGCACCGGCTGCTTCATGTTGATGAACACCGGGGCGGAAGCGGTTGCGTCGAAGCATCGCCTGCTGAGCACTGTCGCCTGGAAAGTCGACGGCGTCACCGAGTACGCCCTCGAAGGCGCCGTGTTCATCGGCGGGGCCGCGGTCGGCTGGCTGCGCGACGGGCTCGGCGTCATCAAGTCGTCCAGCGACGTCGAGGCGCTCGCCAACACGGTTGAAGACAGCGGCGGCGTCTCGTTCGTGCCGGCATTCACCGGCCTCGGCGCCCCCGATTGGGATCCGTACGCCCGCGGGGCCATCATCGGCATTACCCGCGGCACGACGACCGGCCACATCGCCCGCGCCGCGCTCGACGGCGTCGCGCTGCAAGTCGCCGATCTGCTCGAAGGGATGCATCACGACCTCGGCCAAGCACTCAGTGAACTGCGCGTCGACGGCGGCGCCAGCGTCAACGACACGCTGCTGCAAATTCAGGCCGACGTGCTACAAATCCCCGTGGTGCGGCCGAAGGTCACCGAGACGACGGCCCTCGGCGCCGCGTACCTCGCAGGCCTCGCCGTCGGCGTCTGGCCGAATCGTGACGCGATTCGCCAGCAGTGGCAAGTCGACAAGCGGTTTGCACCAAAGATCTCCGCCGATGAAGCGGCGTCGCGACGAGCGACCTGGCGCCGCGCCGTCGAACGCACCAAAGGCTGGGCGCAAGAGTAG
- a CDS encoding MFS transporter: MIPPTLEGAMLNILRPLGRFYAPPTAIPQRPAEEVARVYPAYRWRMLEATFIGYATYYLVRNNVSPITIELQGALGYTKDQIGNITAITAISYGLSKFVMGVLSDRSDARKFIATGLLLTAAINVAFGATADYTTHFWLWALNGFAQGMGWPPCGRTMGHWFSESERGLTFSIWNTSHNVGGAATGVIVAWAVSTFGDWQYAFYVPAAISVVGAFYLLIRMRDTPQSVGLPPIEVYRNDYPAAVDKSSVSEERELTFREILFDKVLLNPWVWLLAFANFFAYVTRYSMLDWGPTYLREMKGATLEGGGWSTAILEIGGIPSTILLGWLSDKLGGRRGMVAALCMIPIVAAFAGILFTPKGFLWIDMTMLFAIGFFIYPVINLITIAALDIVSKKAIGAAAGFIGLIGYMGRTAQAKGFGWAVHKYEPILGRDAAWDIVLYSILICGVLAFVLLAFTWSMRPRA; the protein is encoded by the coding sequence GTGATTCCTCCGACTCTCGAAGGCGCCATGCTCAACATCCTCCGCCCGCTGGGCCGCTTCTACGCTCCGCCGACGGCGATACCGCAGCGCCCCGCCGAGGAAGTAGCCCGCGTCTACCCAGCGTATCGCTGGCGGATGCTCGAAGCGACGTTCATTGGCTACGCGACCTACTACTTGGTGCGCAACAACGTCTCGCCGATTACGATCGAATTGCAGGGAGCGCTCGGCTACACGAAAGACCAGATCGGCAACATCACGGCGATCACGGCCATCAGCTACGGCCTAAGCAAGTTCGTAATGGGCGTACTTTCCGATCGGAGCGATGCGCGGAAGTTCATCGCCACGGGCCTACTACTGACGGCCGCAATCAACGTCGCCTTTGGGGCCACGGCGGACTACACGACGCACTTCTGGCTCTGGGCGCTCAACGGCTTCGCCCAAGGTATGGGCTGGCCGCCGTGCGGCCGGACGATGGGGCATTGGTTTAGCGAATCGGAACGCGGCCTCACCTTCAGTATTTGGAACACCTCGCACAACGTGGGAGGCGCGGCCACCGGCGTCATCGTCGCCTGGGCGGTGAGCACCTTCGGCGACTGGCAGTACGCGTTTTACGTGCCCGCGGCGATCTCCGTCGTCGGCGCATTCTATTTGCTCATTCGGATGCGCGATACGCCGCAATCGGTCGGCCTACCGCCGATCGAGGTCTACCGCAACGACTATCCTGCTGCGGTTGATAAGTCGTCCGTCAGCGAAGAGCGCGAGCTGACCTTTCGCGAGATTCTGTTCGACAAGGTGCTGCTTAACCCATGGGTTTGGCTGCTCGCCTTCGCGAATTTTTTCGCCTACGTCACGCGATATAGCATGCTTGACTGGGGCCCAACCTACCTGCGTGAAATGAAAGGAGCGACGCTCGAAGGGGGCGGCTGGTCGACGGCCATTCTCGAAATCGGCGGCATCCCTTCGACGATCTTGCTCGGCTGGCTCTCCGACAAACTCGGCGGCCGCCGCGGCATGGTCGCGGCCCTCTGCATGATCCCCATCGTCGCCGCGTTCGCCGGGATTCTCTTCACGCCGAAGGGGTTTCTGTGGATCGACATGACGATGCTCTTCGCGATCGGCTTTTTCATTTACCCGGTGATCAATCTCATCACGATCGCTGCGCTCGACATTGTGTCGAAGAAGGCGATCGGCGCCGCCGCAGGATTCATCGGCCTCATCGGGTACATGGGCCGTACGGCGCAGGCAAAGGGCTTTGGCTGGGCTGTCCACAAGTATGAGCCAATCCTCGGCCGCGACGCGGCGTGGGACATTGTGCTCTACTCGATTCTCATTTGCGGCGTGCTGGCGTTCGTACTGCTGGCGTTCACCTGGTCGATGCGGCCGCGGGCGTAG
- a CDS encoding HAD-IIA family hydrolase — translation MKARLAKLRHIVFDMDGTIYLGRTLFKETIPFLAQLRDLGIGYTFVTNNSSKSRAGYVQHLHEMGIAAPPDSVVTSAHATIHHIQKTLPEAKRLFVLTTEQALEDWRLGGFEIVDDAPDAVVVSFDYQLTYERLCRTAYWLSKGVPYFATHPDRICPTDQPTVLPDCGAFCALLESATGRKPDAVPGKPSPEMIQEVMDRHGLQPSETAMIGDRLYTDVRMARDAGTLAILTLTGEANAAEAMSLPEAHRPDLIVSDLDDLSRQFCAARGV, via the coding sequence TTGAAAGCACGACTCGCCAAACTCCGTCACATCGTCTTCGACATGGACGGCACGATCTATCTCGGCCGCACGCTGTTTAAGGAAACGATTCCGTTCCTCGCCCAGCTGCGCGACCTCGGCATCGGCTACACGTTCGTCACGAACAACAGTTCGAAGAGCAGGGCAGGGTACGTCCAGCACTTGCACGAGATGGGGATCGCGGCGCCGCCCGATTCCGTCGTCACTTCGGCCCACGCGACAATTCACCACATTCAGAAGACGCTTCCTGAGGCGAAGCGGCTGTTCGTCCTCACGACTGAGCAGGCGCTCGAAGATTGGCGCCTCGGCGGGTTCGAGATCGTCGACGACGCTCCCGACGCGGTCGTCGTGAGCTTTGACTATCAGCTCACCTACGAGCGTCTTTGCCGCACCGCGTACTGGCTCAGCAAAGGCGTGCCGTACTTCGCGACGCATCCTGATCGCATCTGTCCGACCGATCAGCCGACGGTGCTTCCCGACTGCGGGGCCTTTTGCGCGCTGCTCGAATCGGCCACCGGTCGCAAGCCTGATGCGGTTCCCGGCAAGCCAAGCCCCGAGATGATCCAGGAAGTGATGGATCGCCACGGCTTGCAGCCGAGCGAGACAGCGATGATCGGCGACCGGCTCTACACCGACGTGCGGATGGCCCGCGACGCGGGAACGTTGGCGATCCTCACGCTCACCGGCGAAGCGAACGCTGCGGAAGCGATGAGCTTGCCCGAAGCGCACCGACCTGATTTGATAGTGAGCGATCTCGACGACTTGTCTCGCCAGTTCTGCGCCGCTCGCGGTGTGTGA
- a CDS encoding MFS transporter, whose protein sequence is MGMIVTNSSADAEVADPGETSAEFRYWQWRILLSSMVGYAFFYFVRKNFSFAIPAIGVELGYTKEDLGWCLSAHGVLYGVSRFANGIIADRVNARWFMAGGLAICGALNLAFGFSNTLTLFIALWALNGWFQGMGFPPCTRLMTHWFSPKRLASVMSVWNVGHSVGGAGVAVLCGYLVGVDWRLCFLVPAGIAIAGAIALAIALRDTPESMGLPPVAGTAHTAVSETDSLWSTLRRLVFTNKYIWLLSLANFFVYIVRYGVVDWAPTFLKEAKGFELETEAGWTVGAFEVAGILGMISSGWITDHVFGGRGTRACLFYMLGCCSALLVFWLVPVESIAANAAILAVAGFFIYGPQCLIGIAAANLATKRAAAASAGLTGLFGYASTLVSGVGIGWLADKHGWNAAFVLLAISAGIGSLLFALCWPAKAHGYD, encoded by the coding sequence ATGGGGATGATCGTCACGAACTCTTCCGCCGATGCGGAAGTCGCCGACCCCGGCGAAACGTCCGCAGAGTTCCGCTACTGGCAGTGGCGGATCTTGCTGTCGTCGATGGTCGGCTACGCCTTCTTCTACTTCGTGCGGAAGAATTTTAGTTTTGCGATCCCCGCGATCGGCGTTGAACTCGGCTACACCAAAGAAGACCTTGGTTGGTGCCTCTCGGCGCACGGCGTGCTGTACGGCGTCTCGCGGTTTGCTAACGGCATCATTGCCGACCGCGTCAACGCACGTTGGTTCATGGCAGGCGGGTTGGCCATTTGCGGAGCCCTCAACCTTGCGTTCGGTTTCAGCAACACGCTCACGTTGTTCATTGCACTGTGGGCGCTCAACGGCTGGTTTCAAGGCATGGGCTTCCCGCCTTGCACCCGACTGATGACTCACTGGTTTTCACCGAAACGACTAGCGTCGGTGATGTCGGTCTGGAACGTCGGCCACTCGGTCGGCGGGGCAGGCGTCGCCGTGCTATGCGGGTATCTGGTCGGCGTCGATTGGCGGCTTTGCTTTCTCGTTCCGGCAGGTATCGCGATCGCTGGCGCCATTGCCCTGGCAATCGCTCTACGCGACACGCCCGAGTCGATGGGCTTGCCGCCTGTCGCCGGGACCGCGCATACAGCCGTGAGCGAAACCGATTCGCTGTGGTCGACGCTGCGGCGGCTGGTGTTCACGAATAAGTACATCTGGCTGCTGTCGCTCGCCAACTTTTTCGTCTACATCGTCCGTTACGGCGTCGTCGATTGGGCGCCAACGTTTTTGAAAGAAGCGAAGGGCTTCGAACTCGAGACGGAAGCAGGCTGGACCGTCGGCGCCTTCGAAGTCGCTGGCATCTTGGGCATGATCTCCAGCGGCTGGATCACCGATCACGTCTTCGGCGGCCGCGGCACGCGGGCTTGCCTCTTCTACATGCTCGGCTGTTGCTCAGCCCTGCTGGTCTTCTGGCTCGTGCCGGTCGAATCGATCGCCGCCAACGCCGCGATTTTGGCGGTAGCCGGCTTCTTCATTTACGGCCCGCAATGCCTGATCGGCATCGCCGCCGCCAATCTCGCCACCAAACGGGCCGCTGCAGCGTCGGCCGGCCTCACAGGCCTATTTGGCTACGCGAGCACGTTAGTCTCCGGCGTCGGCATCGGCTGGTTGGCCGACAAGCATGGCTGGAACGCCGCGTTCGTACTCCTTGCGATCTCCGCGGGAATCGGCAGCTTGCTGTTTGCCCTCTGTTGGCCAGCCAAAGCGCACGGCTACGATTGA
- a CDS encoding sn-glycerol-1-phosphate dehydrogenase has protein sequence MPTIERTSETELLAAALRSARDTKLLELDRGARHRTAAAFTSLFGAATAIVVGDEQTCEIAGRDVLDSLRAAGVPTVDPLILPAEKLYAEYSFVDQIREHLKTVDAVPISLGAGSINDLVKLAAHQVERPYLSVATAASMDGYTAYGASITYRGSKQTFDCPAPKGVVADLDVIAAAPPSMNASGYADLAAKCPAGADWILADFLGEEPISQFPWDAVQSRLREWMANPAGVQTGDFETIRRLTIALMMSGFAMQSALSSRPASGAEHQFSHLWDMEGHTHNGYAPSHGFKVGIGSLASIALYEAFARQPIESLDVERIADQWPEAMDNDAEIATLFAHDELKQKAYEESRAKLVSRDAVRVQLAKLKAGWPELSRRLQAQLVPHGELRDMLAAAGAPTFSEEIGIDRDRLRRSYRQAYHIRRRFTILDVVRRAGLMEPALDDAFSSTN, from the coding sequence ATGCCGACGATCGAACGAACTTCCGAGACCGAGCTCCTCGCCGCCGCGCTCCGCTCGGCTCGCGATACAAAGTTACTGGAGCTCGATCGGGGGGCTCGCCATCGCACGGCGGCGGCGTTCACCAGCCTCTTCGGTGCGGCGACGGCGATCGTCGTCGGCGACGAGCAGACCTGCGAAATTGCGGGGCGGGACGTTCTCGACTCGCTGCGTGCGGCCGGCGTGCCGACGGTCGATCCGCTGATCCTACCGGCGGAGAAGCTTTATGCTGAATACTCATTCGTTGATCAGATTCGCGAGCATCTGAAGACCGTCGACGCCGTCCCGATCTCGCTGGGCGCCGGCTCGATCAACGACTTGGTGAAGCTTGCCGCGCATCAGGTCGAGCGGCCTTACCTGTCCGTCGCCACCGCCGCGTCGATGGATGGCTACACTGCCTATGGAGCGTCGATCACCTACCGCGGCTCGAAGCAAACGTTCGACTGCCCGGCGCCGAAGGGGGTCGTCGCCGACCTCGACGTCATCGCCGCAGCGCCGCCGTCAATGAACGCGTCGGGCTACGCCGATCTCGCCGCGAAATGCCCCGCCGGCGCCGATTGGATTCTGGCCGATTTCCTTGGCGAGGAGCCAATTAGCCAGTTCCCGTGGGACGCCGTGCAGTCGCGGCTCCGCGAGTGGATGGCGAATCCCGCAGGGGTGCAAACGGGCGATTTCGAGACGATTCGTCGGCTCACCATCGCGCTGATGATGTCGGGTTTCGCGATGCAATCGGCCCTTTCGAGCCGGCCCGCCTCGGGCGCCGAGCATCAGTTCAGCCATCTGTGGGACATGGAGGGGCACACGCACAACGGCTACGCCCCGTCCCACGGTTTTAAGGTGGGCATCGGCTCGCTCGCATCGATCGCGTTGTATGAAGCGTTCGCTCGCCAGCCGATCGAATCGCTTGATGTGGAGCGCATCGCTGACCAGTGGCCCGAAGCGATGGACAACGACGCCGAGATCGCCACGCTGTTCGCGCACGACGAGCTCAAGCAAAAGGCGTACGAAGAAAGCCGCGCAAAGCTCGTCTCGCGCGACGCTGTGCGAGTTCAACTCGCGAAGCTGAAGGCGGGCTGGCCGGAACTCTCGCGTCGTTTGCAGGCGCAGCTCGTCCCACACGGCGAGCTCCGCGACATGCTCGCCGCCGCCGGGGCGCCGACCTTCTCAGAAGAAATCGGCATCGACCGCGATCGGCTTCGCCGCAGCTACCGGCAGGCGTATCACATTCGCCGTCGTTTCACGATTCTCGACGTCGTCCGCCGCGCCGGCCTCATGGAACCGGCGCTCGACGACGCCTTCTCCTCCACGAACTGA